The genomic stretch TCTATGATATTGATGATGGCCTTAGCCAGTTGTATATCTACGAATTTAATTCTACTTTGGAAAGGCGAACTACTTTAGAAGAACTATCCGGAAGAGGAGATCCTAATTCCCAAGATCCCTTTTCTCGTGATCCGTTTATTAAGGCACAGAAGCTGAGCAGAGCTTATGGGGCTAAAAATATGGTGATGGTCCTAGTTTATAATATTACCTTGGAAAATATGGAAAACGAAACTAAAATTCTAACCCCTATCACCTTAACCGTGGGGAAAACGATCTTTTACGAGTTAAATCAAGGGAGGAAATTTGTCCTTCAGGGTGAGGGAGAGCACTGGGAAGGTAAATTAGTTGTATCGACCTATGAAGAGCAGTGGACCGATGAAAAAGGGTATAAACGTACTCAAACGAATTCCACTGAATTGCCCTTGATCCGCTATAAGGGCAACCCGGAAGAGATACGAGATATCACTTACCGTTTTGAATGGCCTGGTGGGGCATCTTCTCTAACATCGGATGATGGGTTTCGACAAGGCAACTTTGATGACGAACAGACAAGTGTCTATGGGGGCTCAAACCTGTGGTGGGGGTGGTTCGGATTTGGCACAGGTCGTGTTCCGGAGGAGGACGATACCTGTGATTTCTCGGTTCGATGGAATGGGGGGGAAGAAGAGCGGGTCACTTTGAAAGCGCAGTGAGAAACGGGGGAGGCAATGAACCTATCCCGGTGTCCCTCATAATCTACAAAGATGACCGAGTACTCATCTCGCTTGCAATAATCTCGGGCAGACTAAGGGGGAAGTGAATTGCTGGAAAAAATAATGAAGTCGGCACAATCCATTGAAGATAAGCTTATAACCATAAGACGGGATATGCACAGACAACCGGAATTGGCATTGCAGGAAGAAAGAACGGCAAACTATATAGCGGATAAACTTAGAGCTTTAGGGTGTGAGGTCACTGAGAATGTCGGAAAAACTGGGGTCGTCGGGCTTCTCAAAGGAAGTGAAGCAGGGAAGACCCTAGCCATTCGTGCCGATATGGATGCATTACCTATCCAAGAAGAGACAGGTCATGAGTTTTGCTCTACCAGGTCAGGAGTCATGCATGCTTGTGGCCATGATGCCCATATAGCCGTTGTTTTAGGGACCGCGGAGATACTCTCCGGCATGAGGGATTCCTTTGCCGGTAATATAAAGCTGATTTTCCAACCTAGTGAGGAATCTCCGATAGGGGGAGCAGACGAGATGATTCGAGAAGGGGTGCTAGAAAATCCAACTGTGGATGCAGCAATAGCGCTCCATGTCAATCCAGGGTTATCGACAGGTCAAATCGGCTATAAAGAGGGTCCCTTCTTTGCCTCGGTGGCTTTCTTTGCCATAGAAATTTTGGGAAAAGGTGGACATGGTGCCTTGCCCCATCATTCGGTTAATCCGATTTTGGTGGCTGCTGAGTGCATTCAGGCCCTTCAAACCATAGCTTCAGCCCAAATTGATCCGATGGAGCCCTTTGTCTTAAGCTTAGGATCGATTCATGGAGGACAAAAATCCAATATTATCCCTGAAAAGGTCTCCATCGAGGGGACGGTACGGTGCTTTGGGGATGAATTAATGAATCGCACAGGCCAGATGATGGAGAATATCCTGCGTTCCATCACTTCGGCATACGGGGCGGGTTACACTTTAAAGTTTAAACCAGAAGTAAAGACCTTAATCAATGACAAAATCATGATCGGGCTTATCAAGGAAGCAGGAGAGCAAATTCTGGGAAAAGAGAATACTCTAGCGGTTTCACCCGTTCTATTGGGCGATGATTTTGCATCCTTCAGCCAGCTTGTTCCGTCAGCTTATATCTATTTAGGTGGTGGCTTCCACGGACAACCGAATTTCGCCCTTCACCATCCGAAATTTGACTTGGATGAAGGAGCATTGCCCCTTGGGGCTGCCTTGCTTAGCTACACTGCTCTCAAGTTTTTAAGTAAGGGACCATAAACTTGACATTCTCTGCCTATGTTATTTAGCGTTTACTCAGGAGGGGGATGGGGTTGCTTTTTCAGGTTTAACTTTGCATGCCACCGCTCAAAAAAAGACCTTTGCACAGAGAAACATAATCTTTCACTGTGCAAAGGTCTCATTGTATATTTGTGCTTCTGATTATTCGATTCGTTTTAATAAAGAGCTACGCTTAGCCAAGTGCTCATCATCGATTTCAATTAGCTTCTCCGTAGTTTGTAGTGACTTTTGCACTTGTAGTGCGACTTTCTCCAACTCTTCATGATGCTGGCTGGAAAGAATCTTCAAATCAGCTAGTTCGCTTTTGATTTCTGCAAATTGTAAATCATGTTCATTTAATTTGGAGTCAATTTTATCAAATCGCTCTTCCATGCTGACAAATCGTGCATCAGTGCCTTTAGAACGCTCGTCGATGCTGTTAAAACGTTCGTCAATGCCTTCAAAGCGCTCGTCAATGCTGTTAAAATGTTCGTCAATGCCTTGAAAGCGCTCGTCGATGCTGTTAAAACGTTCGTCAATGCCTTGAAAGCGCTCATCGATGCTGTTAAAACGTTCATTCATTTCTTTAAAACCGTTTAATACCAGTCTTTGAAATTCTTCGTTTTCCATTTTGACAGCTCCTTCGAATTCCTATTATTTACATCCTAACATAGCTTGTCTACTACTACAATAAATCTTTTTGCAAACCAAAAGGTCTCCTATCGGCAAAGGCGAAGGGTGAACCATTACTGGTAGGCAGGCAAGAATTGGATAGAGAAAAACGTCAGAATCAGACATCCTCTCTCGTCTAATATACCAGTTGTACAACTTAATAATGGCTGATAGGTAATAAAACTGGAGGGATTCAATTTGCTTAAATTTAAATTTGCAAAGTCATTGGTTTTGGGAATGTGCTTAACTATAGCTTTTTCAGGAGCTGTTTATGCTAGTGATGATAAAACTTCTGCTGAAGCTGCGGGTCAAGTTCAGCCAGCTGCTGCAAGCACGATGCTTGCGCCAGATACTGCGGTTTCAAGTCCTGCTTACCCGGGTTTAGATATTCCCGCAGACCTGCTTAATCGACAAAGAGAGATTGATCAGTTTGTTTTTGAACAGCATCGCGGGGAGTTTGCAGAAAAGGGCTTTTCTGTAACTCATACCGGCCCGATGGCTGATTATGTGGAGATCGGGATTGAACCTTATAGCGAAGCAAGTGCTGAATATCTTTATGGTATTTTTGGTAAAGAGAAGGTCAAAGTCGTGGAAGGACAACTGGCAGTCGCTTTAGCCGCAACTTCCGGAGGAGCCGAACCGGCATTGGATACCCCTCTCTCTGCACCTGTTGGAGGGGTTGTTGCTGACGTAAGCATAACCTCCTCTGAAAGTGGCGATAAAGGAACAGAAGAAAGCGCGTCATCCAACACATTGCTCTATGGAATCGGTGCTGTTGTCGTCCTTGGCGCAGGGGCTTTTGGGATTAAGCGTATTCTTCCTCAGAAAAAGTAGTTCTGTATCGACTCAGTCCCACTTACTAGAATAACGGAATATGCTGATTTAACGCATCTAATCGTAGGAGCATGGATTACTTTAGAAGTAATCCATGCTCCCTTTTAGTGTTACTATATTAATTCGTTGATTAGGCCCGTGATGGATAGTGCTACTAATACCACGAATGTCCCTAAAAACTGGTCGATTCCGCTGATTGCGCCGACTTCCGGCAACATGCCCACTAATAAGGTGATCCCGACAGAGGCGCCAAAGTATCTTCCTAGTTGGACCAGGCCACTTAAGACGGTTCGGTCTTCGCTTTGCACCGCGTTTTGGGAGTTGATTAGAAAGGTGGCCATGATGCCTCCGGTGCTCAGGCCAGTCATGATGGAGAACAGGCTAAAACCTATGATGTTCTCGGCTTGAATGGAATAGAGAAGAAGAATCGAGCTTAGGGACAAGGCTACCCACAGATAGCGAGGGGCTTGGCTCAATCTTAGCTTGCTCAAGCGGCTACCGGCGAGAAGTCCTAAAGTAATACCGACCATGAAAAAGAGAAGAACTCTGCTTTCATTCAGTTGGTAACCCAGTTGATTAAGAATGACCCCACAGAGAGGAAGGATAGTAACTAAGCCGTACATGATCGCCCCGGCCAAAACTGCACTAATAAGCGAGCGACGCAGGATTTTGACTTTAAAGAATTCTGTTTTAATAATAGGATTCTTTTGTCTCTTTTCATTATAGAAAAGTAAAACTCCGGCAAGGATCCAAGCGGCAAGAAGCAGGAAAGACCCGCTGTTTAAAAGGCTTAAGCTACTTTCACCAGCTTGTGCGCTCACTTTATTGGATAATAGAACAGCTAGAAGGCAAAATCCCCCGAAAAGTAAACCGCCGAAGATATCGACTTCTTTGAGCTTCAGATCAAGCTTGCTTTTCTGTGTTCCTCTTGCCAAGGCAACCAAGGTAACCGAGAAAAATACCATCCCTAAGTTCAATAAGAAAATCCAAGTCCAGCCCAGCTCTTTTGTAATAAAGCTGCCGAGAGGTGGACTGAGTAGATTGGCCAGAAGTTGGACGAAACTGAACATCCCAATCATATTCCCGCGCTTTTCCGGTGGGAACATATCCGTGACCATAGCCATCGACACGGGAGTAATGATACCGGCTCCGAAGCCTTGAATAACTCTTGCTCCAATTAAATGAGGCATGGTAGAGGCTAAGGCTCCGTATAAACTACCTAAGGCAAAGACCATCATGCCCAGAATATAGAATCTTCTTTTGCCATAGATGTCAGCAAGCTTAGAGAACAGAGGAATCGCAGCAATCGAGGCCAGCATATAACTGGAAAAGACCCAGCTATATAACTCGCTGCCACCGATTTCCTGAACAATGAAGGGCATAGCCGTGGCTAGGATTAACTGCATAACTCCAATGGCAAACATGCCGAAGAGTAGGCCTACGAAAGCGTGAATAGGACACCCCCCCTATTCTTCCAGCACTAACACGAAACCTGCATTCCCATCGACCCGAATTTTTTGTCCGGTTTCGATGCGCTTAGTGGCATCAGTTATGCCGACAACGGCGGGAATCCCATATTCCCGGG from Desulfitobacterium dichloroeliminans LMG P-21439 encodes the following:
- a CDS encoding DUF2275 domain-containing protein: MKRWKKYLRMGAFVALLIIALGAMGFSMVNNQAGMVLTDQETFKTKDVLMVLKKAGLELKISKEPALAPKECALGRVEPKVYDIDDGLSQLYIYEFNSTLERRTTLEELSGRGDPNSQDPFSRDPFIKAQKLSRAYGAKNMVMVLVYNITLENMENETKILTPITLTVGKTIFYELNQGRKFVLQGEGEHWEGKLVVSTYEEQWTDEKGYKRTQTNSTELPLIRYKGNPEEIRDITYRFEWPGGASSLTSDDGFRQGNFDDEQTSVYGGSNLWWGWFGFGTGRVPEEDDTCDFSVRWNGGEEERVTLKAQ
- a CDS encoding M20 metallopeptidase family protein translates to MLEKIMKSAQSIEDKLITIRRDMHRQPELALQEERTANYIADKLRALGCEVTENVGKTGVVGLLKGSEAGKTLAIRADMDALPIQEETGHEFCSTRSGVMHACGHDAHIAVVLGTAEILSGMRDSFAGNIKLIFQPSEESPIGGADEMIREGVLENPTVDAAIALHVNPGLSTGQIGYKEGPFFASVAFFAIEILGKGGHGALPHHSVNPILVAAECIQALQTIASAQIDPMEPFVLSLGSIHGGQKSNIIPEKVSIEGTVRCFGDELMNRTGQMMENILRSITSAYGAGYTLKFKPEVKTLINDKIMIGLIKEAGEQILGKENTLAVSPVLLGDDFASFSQLVPSAYIYLGGGFHGQPNFALHHPKFDLDEGALPLGAALLSYTALKFLSKGP
- a CDS encoding MFS transporter; the encoded protein is MHAFVGLLFGMFAIGVMQLILATAMPFIVQEIGGSELYSWVFSSYMLASIAAIPLFSKLADIYGKRRFYILGMMVFALGSLYGALASTMPHLIGARVIQGFGAGIITPVSMAMVTDMFPPEKRGNMIGMFSFVQLLANLLSPPLGSFITKELGWTWIFLLNLGMVFFSVTLVALARGTQKSKLDLKLKEVDIFGGLLFGGFCLLAVLLSNKVSAQAGESSLSLLNSGSFLLLAAWILAGVLLFYNEKRQKNPIIKTEFFKVKILRRSLISAVLAGAIMYGLVTILPLCGVILNQLGYQLNESRVLLFFMVGITLGLLAGSRLSKLRLSQAPRYLWVALSLSSILLLYSIQAENIIGFSLFSIMTGLSTGGIMATFLINSQNAVQSEDRTVLSGLVQLGRYFGASVGITLLVGMLPEVGAISGIDQFLGTFVVLVALSITGLINELI